The stretch of DNA GAGGTAGCTGCCTTTTTGCTCCTCGCCCACGAAGCGCACCACGTCGGCGGGCATCAGGATCAGCAGCAGCAGCAGCCAGTGAAAGGCGGTCCCGAACCAGAAGGCCGACAGCGCCCACGGACTCACGGGGGTGACGGCGGGCGGACGCACGGGCGGCGCGGGAGGCTGGGTTGTGGTCATGTGGAGCCGAGTATAGGGCGGGTCTTCACCTGCCATTTACCCGCCTTTCGGGGTGTGTTGCGAACAGCAGTCGGCCCCTACAGCAGCGCGGCAGACTGCCCGCATGACTGCCCCCGTGAACCTTGAAGAAGCCCTCGCCGCCTTTCGCACCGCCTTCACCTACGAGCACCCCGAGGGCATCCAGATCACCCCGCAGGTCGCGGGGGACGAGCTGCGCGTCGAGGTGCGTCACCAGGACGTGAATGCCCTGCGCGGCTTCGACGTGATCGCCCAGCCGCTGGAAACTGAGGAACGGGACGCCCAGCAACTCGGCGAGGACATCGCCCGCGTCGTCGAGCAGGAGCTGATGTACGGCCAGCTCCCCGTGGTGGGCGAGGACGGGGCTTTCCGCCGCATCGTCGTCTGACCATCTCCACGAAGAGGGGCCGCCCACATCGCTGCGGGCGGCCCGTTTGCTGGTGGCTGGAAGCTGGCGACTGGCGGCTCATACGGTTTCCGTCCAATCCGTTCTCGAATCGGGAGAGGACCGCCAGGGGCACGCCTTTCCCGGCCACCGCTGCGTTCCTTCTCGCTGCGCTCGGGTTGAACAGTTTTCGTCACCGCTGGGCCGGAATCCGTATCAGATCGGCTTTCGCAGCGTGGCGAACACCAGCCCGAAAATCCAGCACAGCAGAATCAGGCCGATGAGGGAAGCGTCGAGGTTGAAGTCGGGCCGCAGCGCGTCGCCCGTCACCTTGAACACGCCGTAGGGGGCCAGCCAGCCCAGCGCGTAGATCGACGCCCGGCGCAGGAAGGGCCGGGTGCTTGCCGCCACCGGGAAGAGGCGGGCCGGGAGCAGCATGGCGGGCAGCAGCAGCAGTTGCGAGAGCCAGAACCACAGCGGCAGGTTGCCAAAACCGTGTTCAAATCCAGCGAACAGCACGTTGAGGGCCGCGATCAGCAGGCCCGTCACGATCATGGAGCGCAGGAGCAGGGGATTCACCCGCGCATGTTGGCACAGGGGCCGGGGCACGGGGTCCCGTCCCGCCCTCCGCCCTTGCCGGGTTCCCGCCCTGCCCGCCATCATGGCCGGATGAGTCACCCCGCGCCCGATCCCCTCCACGGGGTCACCCTCCAGCAGGTCGTCGAGCGCCTCGCCGGGCACTACGGCTGGGCGGAACTGGCCCGCCGGGTGCCCGTCCGCTGCTTTCAGAACGACCCGTCGGTGACCTCCAGCCTGAAGTTTTTGCGCCGCACGCCGTGGGCACGGGCGAAGGTGGAAGCGCTGTACGTGGCCCTCGTGCGCGACGAGCGGGAAACCTGAGCCTCAGCGCCCGCTCAGTGTGACCCGCGTCTGTGGCCCCGGCAGGCGCTCGGCCACGTACTGAATCTGTTCGGTGCCCCGGCCCAGCAGCGCCGCAAACTCATCGTCGTCCCGGTAGAGCCCCTCCGGCCCGCCCTGGGGAACATAGCCGCCCACCTCCAGCGCCGGAATCAGCACGCGGGGGCGCCAACCGGGGAGCACGTACTGCTCGACCCGCGCATAGCCCGAGCGCACCTCCTCCCGGTAGGAGCGGCTCTCTGGGCAGGCGGGGGTGGCCCCGGCGGGCAGGGGAGAGACGCCCCAGACCCGCCCCGATTCCTCGATGCAGTACAGCGGCCCGCGCCAGCGGCTCTCGCGCGATTGCCAGACGCCCACCCCGGCCAGCAGCGCGAGGACGACCAGCAGCACAGGCCATCCCCAGCGCACGGCTCAGGCCTGGCTGGTGATAAAGGGGAGGTTGCGGTCGAACTGCGAGCGGTCGAGGCCATAGCCGTACACGAAGGCGTCGGG from Deinococcus sp. HSC-46F16 encodes:
- a CDS encoding VF530 family DNA-binding protein encodes the protein MSHPAPDPLHGVTLQQVVERLAGHYGWAELARRVPVRCFQNDPSVTSSLKFLRRTPWARAKVEALYVALVRDERET